In one window of Nocardioides panacisoli DNA:
- a CDS encoding VOC family protein, translating into MPDFPAISHAAVTVSDLARSTEWYSALFGADPVLDEDEDKGAYHHTVWALPGGQLFGIHAHRAAGGAAFDETSVGLDHLAFSCATRADLESWVSRLDELGIGHDGIDDQHYGSGVSFRDPDGIALEFFAPPGG; encoded by the coding sequence ATGCCGGACTTCCCAGCGATCTCGCACGCCGCGGTCACCGTGAGTGACCTCGCCCGCAGCACCGAGTGGTACTCCGCCCTGTTCGGCGCCGACCCCGTGCTGGACGAGGACGAGGACAAGGGCGCCTACCACCACACCGTGTGGGCCCTGCCCGGCGGACAGCTCTTCGGCATCCACGCCCACCGCGCCGCCGGAGGCGCCGCGTTCGACGAGACCAGCGTCGGCCTGGACCACCTCGCCTTCAGCTGCGCGACCCGCGCCGACCTCGAGTCGTGGGTGTCCCGGCTCGACGAGCTCGGCATCGGCCACGACGGGATCGACGACCAGCACTACGGGTCCGGGGTCTCCTTCCGCGACCCCGACGGCATCGCCCTGGAGTTCTTCGCCCCGCCCGGCGGCTGA
- a CDS encoding O-methyltransferase: MSAPPDLPPLVVRAFDVSRKAGYVSFCRNETGRLLATLAATRSGTMAEFGTGCGVGTAWLRSGVRNGDTRILSAELEADLASAAAEIFTDDPMVEVLAADWSTMTDKGPFSLLFLDSGEPADVGVDAIADLVEPGGIVVLDDFVPCQMWPPLTDGRVDSLREQWLTDERFTAVEVMIASDASALIATRR, encoded by the coding sequence ATGAGCGCCCCTCCCGACCTCCCACCGTTGGTGGTGCGCGCGTTCGACGTCTCCCGCAAGGCGGGCTACGTGTCGTTCTGCCGCAACGAGACAGGTCGGCTGCTCGCCACGCTCGCCGCGACCCGCAGCGGGACCATGGCCGAGTTCGGCACCGGGTGCGGCGTGGGGACCGCGTGGCTGCGCTCCGGGGTGCGCAACGGCGACACCCGCATCCTCAGCGCCGAACTGGAGGCCGACCTGGCCTCGGCCGCGGCGGAGATCTTCACCGACGACCCCATGGTCGAGGTGCTGGCCGCGGACTGGTCGACGATGACCGACAAGGGTCCGTTCTCGCTGCTGTTCCTCGACTCCGGCGAACCGGCCGACGTCGGTGTGGACGCGATCGCCGACCTCGTCGAGCCCGGCGGCATCGTGGTGCTCGACGACTTCGTGCCCTGCCAGATGTGGCCGCCGCTCACCGACGGCCGCGTGGACTCGCTGCGCGAGCAGTGGCTCACCGACGAGCGCTTCACCGCCGTCGAGGTGATGATCGCCTCCGACGCGTCCGCGCTGATCGCGACGCGTCGCTGA
- the cimA gene encoding citramalate synthase, producing the protein MSTDASALDLHGAFHVYDTTLRDGAQQEGLNLSVADKLSIARQLDDLGVGYIEGGWPGSNPKDTEFFRRAVDELDLRHARLAAFGSTRRAGMRAADDPMVAALRDSGAGVVTLVAKSHDKHVEKALRTTLEENLAMIRDTVGHLRAEGQQVFLDAEHFFDGYTDNRDYALEVLRTAYDAGADVIALCDTNGGMLPAWMADAVHDVIESTGVRVGIHAHNDSGCAVANSLAAIDAGATHVQGCINGYGERTGNADLVNVVANLELKLDRQVLPPGLLGEATRIAHAVAEVTNVPPTSRQPYVGSSAFAHKAGLHASAIKVDPDLYQHTDPAGVGNDMRLLVSEMAGRATIELKGKELGYDLGEDRDLVTRITEKVKEREAVGYTYEAADASFELLLMAEVEGRPPSYFEVESWRVITETLTHAREDEEAVSEATVKLLAAGVRYVVTGEGNGPVNALDQALRSAIGQAYPEIAKFELIDFKVRILDQGHGTDAVTRVLIETSDGATSWVTVGVGANVIEASWDALMDGFTYGLVRHHTD; encoded by the coding sequence ATGAGCACCGACGCCAGCGCCCTGGACCTCCACGGCGCGTTCCACGTCTACGACACGACGCTGCGTGACGGCGCCCAGCAGGAGGGCCTCAACCTCTCCGTGGCGGACAAGCTGTCGATCGCTCGCCAGCTCGACGACCTGGGCGTGGGCTACATCGAGGGTGGCTGGCCGGGGTCGAACCCCAAGGACACCGAGTTCTTCCGCCGCGCGGTCGACGAGCTGGACCTGCGCCACGCGCGGCTCGCCGCCTTCGGCTCCACGCGGCGCGCGGGCATGCGGGCCGCCGACGACCCGATGGTCGCGGCGCTGCGCGACTCCGGCGCGGGGGTGGTGACGCTGGTCGCGAAGTCCCACGACAAGCACGTGGAGAAGGCGTTGCGCACCACCCTGGAGGAGAACCTCGCGATGATCCGCGACACCGTGGGTCACCTGCGGGCCGAGGGGCAGCAGGTTTTCTTGGACGCCGAGCACTTCTTCGACGGCTACACCGACAACCGCGACTACGCGTTGGAGGTGCTCCGCACGGCGTACGACGCCGGCGCGGACGTGATCGCGCTGTGCGACACCAACGGCGGCATGCTCCCGGCGTGGATGGCCGACGCCGTGCACGACGTCATCGAGTCCACCGGGGTCCGGGTCGGCATCCACGCCCACAACGACTCCGGCTGCGCCGTGGCCAACTCGCTGGCGGCGATCGACGCCGGCGCGACCCACGTGCAGGGCTGCATCAACGGCTACGGCGAGCGCACCGGCAACGCCGACCTGGTCAACGTGGTCGCCAACCTCGAGCTCAAGCTCGACCGGCAGGTCCTGCCGCCGGGACTGCTGGGGGAGGCCACCCGCATCGCCCACGCCGTCGCGGAGGTCACCAACGTGCCGCCCACCTCGCGGCAGCCGTACGTCGGCAGCTCGGCCTTCGCCCACAAGGCCGGCCTGCACGCGAGCGCCATCAAGGTCGACCCCGACCTCTACCAGCACACCGACCCGGCCGGCGTCGGCAACGACATGCGGCTGCTGGTCTCGGAGATGGCCGGCCGCGCCACGATCGAGCTCAAGGGCAAGGAGCTCGGCTACGACCTGGGGGAGGACCGCGACCTGGTCACCCGCATCACCGAGAAGGTCAAGGAGCGTGAGGCCGTCGGCTACACCTACGAGGCCGCCGACGCCTCCTTCGAGCTGCTGCTGATGGCCGAGGTGGAGGGACGTCCGCCGTCCTACTTCGAGGTCGAGTCCTGGCGGGTCATCACCGAGACCCTCACCCACGCGCGCGAGGACGAGGAAGCGGTCTCGGAGGCGACGGTGAAGCTGCTGGCCGCCGGTGTGCGGTACGTGGTCACCGGGGAGGGCAACGGCCCGGTCAACGCGCTCGACCAGGCGCTGCGCTCGGCCATCGGACAGGCCTACCCCGAGATTGCCAAGTTCGAGCTGATCGACTTCAAGGTCCGCATCCTCGACCAGGGCCACGGCACCGATGCGGTCACCCGGGTCCTGATCGAGACCAGCGACGGTGCGACCTCCTGGGTCACGGTCGGCGTCGGCGCCAACGTCATCGAGGCGTCCTGGGACGCGCTCATGGACGGCTTCACCTACGGGCTGGTGCGGCACCACACCGACTGA
- a CDS encoding serine/threonine-protein kinase: MTTQPSEPLVVGDYTVQTRLGEGGMGIVHLARHHDGRRVALKLLRPHVVGDEEARHRFAREIRSLERVRSPWVAEILDADPWGEVPYVVTRYVPGLSLHDHVGKEGPVEGPDLLWFAGCLAEGIGAVHAAGVLHRDVKPSNVLMEGRTPILIDFGLARVADDSRLTQTGWLLGTPGYLAPEILHGDTPTPAADVHAWAATVAWAATGHNPFGRGPSMAVMDRTRRGDHDLTGMSGPLADVVAAALDPDPLARPILRELLAWLRPLSTQPERAPVPPPVDTATDDDFTLPLAIAAAGSPVPPTAVEDPPPRTRVLSGPGAWPPPPPGARPVPTSVEPPGESGRELGADAVAEWERDWDERALAPARIGVAERARRAVLLVLAAVVVGAGVAAAPYVTAVAVAATVWLVRSASLTASAAMELRTLRGPKWYDAPRGLLTTPWHLLRGTVGTAALVLWSAGLGVAAGVVGAVLGFDPTLTLFAAGTVAAVALWPGPGALRLRNPLSRVVRPVARRPVGCAIGCGVLALAAGALGALSAVGGTSWFPAAGAPFGLG; this comes from the coding sequence GTGACGACGCAGCCCAGCGAGCCCCTGGTCGTGGGGGACTACACGGTGCAGACCCGCCTGGGTGAGGGCGGGATGGGCATCGTGCACCTGGCGCGGCACCACGACGGTCGTCGGGTGGCGCTGAAGCTGCTGCGTCCCCACGTCGTCGGCGACGAGGAGGCCCGTCACCGGTTCGCCCGCGAGATCCGCTCCCTGGAGCGGGTGCGGAGCCCGTGGGTGGCCGAGATCCTCGACGCGGACCCGTGGGGGGAGGTGCCCTACGTCGTCACCCGCTACGTCCCGGGACTGTCGCTGCACGACCACGTCGGAAAGGAGGGACCCGTGGAGGGCCCGGACCTGCTGTGGTTCGCGGGGTGCCTGGCCGAGGGCATCGGTGCCGTGCACGCGGCCGGGGTGCTGCACCGCGACGTCAAGCCCTCCAACGTGCTCATGGAGGGTCGTACGCCGATCCTGATCGACTTCGGCCTCGCACGGGTCGCCGACGACTCGCGGCTGACCCAGACCGGCTGGCTGCTGGGTACGCCGGGCTACCTGGCCCCCGAGATCCTGCACGGCGACACCCCGACGCCGGCGGCCGACGTCCACGCCTGGGCGGCCACGGTGGCGTGGGCCGCCACCGGCCACAACCCGTTCGGCCGGGGGCCGTCGATGGCCGTCATGGACCGCACGCGCCGCGGTGACCACGACCTGACGGGGATGAGCGGTCCGTTGGCCGACGTCGTCGCGGCCGCGCTCGACCCTGACCCGCTTGCGCGCCCGATCCTGCGTGAGCTCCTGGCCTGGCTCCGCCCGCTGAGCACGCAGCCGGAGCGAGCGCCGGTGCCGCCCCCGGTCGACACCGCGACCGACGACGACTTCACCCTGCCGCTGGCCATCGCGGCGGCGGGCTCGCCGGTGCCGCCGACCGCGGTGGAGGACCCGCCGCCGCGCACCCGCGTGCTGAGCGGTCCCGGCGCCTGGCCCCCGCCCCCGCCGGGAGCCCGACCGGTGCCGACGAGCGTCGAACCACCCGGGGAGTCAGGGCGCGAGCTCGGCGCCGACGCGGTGGCCGAGTGGGAGCGGGACTGGGACGAGCGTGCCCTCGCCCCCGCCCGGATCGGCGTCGCCGAGCGGGCGCGCCGCGCGGTGCTCCTCGTCCTCGCCGCCGTCGTGGTCGGTGCCGGGGTCGCCGCCGCGCCCTACGTCACGGCCGTCGCGGTGGCCGCGACGGTGTGGCTGGTTCGCAGTGCCTCCCTCACCGCGTCGGCGGCGATGGAGCTGCGCACGCTCCGCGGCCCGAAGTGGTACGACGCCCCCCGCGGCCTGCTGACCACGCCGTGGCACCTCCTGCGGGGCACCGTGGGCACGGCCGCCCTGGTGCTGTGGTCGGCGGGGCTCGGGGTGGCGGCGGGCGTGGTCGGTGCCGTCCTGGGCTTCGACCCGACACTCACCCTGTTCGCGGCGGGCACCGTGGCCGCCGTTGCGCTGTGGCCGGGCCCCGGGGCGCTGCGCCTGCGCAACCCGCTCTCGCGCGTCGTACGCCCGGTCGCGCGGCGGCCGGTCGGATGCGCGATCGGTTGCGGAGTGCTGGCGCTGGCCGCGGGGGCGCTCGGCGCACTGAGCGCCGTCGGGGGCACGTCGTGGTTCCCGGCCGCCGGCGCCCCCTTCGGTCTCGGCTGA
- a CDS encoding PP2C family protein-serine/threonine phosphatase, with amino-acid sequence MTSAAHPDERRRCGECGGEVAPDRYCLQCGVRAPDPRDHDRQRPASWVAGVCDRGRHKPGNEDALALAASATPGEYAALVVLDGVSMADDSAAASLAGARAACEVLRSAPVVDGTPDPLVSATEAAADAVTAHAEPGSANPASATFLAVTVTGDRVRHAGVGDSRAYWVPDAGVAVQLTTDDSLARVQMDAGVARDVAEASPQAHAITKWLGRDSEDPSPRIGEDTVVGPGWVVACTDGLWHYASAASALQACVTRLGGGSAAELAEGLWRFALEAGGHDNITVAVARVGAVRDNGDSERAGEATDG; translated from the coding sequence GTGACCTCGGCCGCGCATCCGGACGAGCGCCGCCGGTGCGGCGAGTGCGGGGGAGAGGTCGCTCCCGACCGCTACTGCCTGCAGTGCGGCGTCCGTGCGCCCGACCCGCGCGACCACGACCGGCAGCGGCCGGCGTCGTGGGTCGCCGGCGTGTGCGACCGCGGGCGGCACAAGCCCGGCAACGAGGACGCGCTGGCCCTCGCGGCCTCCGCCACCCCCGGCGAGTACGCCGCCCTGGTCGTCCTCGACGGCGTCTCCATGGCCGACGACTCGGCGGCCGCCTCGCTGGCCGGGGCGCGAGCGGCGTGCGAAGTCCTCCGGTCCGCGCCGGTGGTGGACGGGACACCGGACCCGTTGGTGAGCGCGACCGAGGCCGCTGCCGACGCGGTCACCGCGCACGCGGAGCCGGGCTCGGCCAACCCGGCCTCGGCGACGTTCCTCGCGGTCACGGTCACCGGCGACCGCGTCCGTCATGCCGGTGTCGGCGACTCGCGGGCCTACTGGGTCCCCGACGCGGGCGTCGCCGTCCAGCTGACCACCGACGACTCGCTCGCCCGGGTGCAGATGGACGCCGGTGTCGCCCGGGACGTCGCGGAGGCCTCACCGCAGGCGCACGCCATCACCAAGTGGCTCGGTCGTGACAGCGAGGACCCGTCGCCGCGCATCGGCGAGGACACCGTCGTCGGCCCGGGATGGGTGGTCGCCTGCACCGACGGGCTGTGGCACTACGCCTCCGCCGCGAGCGCGCTGCAGGCCTGTGTGACGCGCCTCGGTGGGGGCTCGGCGGCGGAGCTCGCCGAGGGGCTGTGGCGGTTCGCGCTCGAGGCGGGCGGACACGACAACATCACGGTCGCCGTCGCCCGTGTCGGCGCCGTCCGCGACAATGGGGACAGCGAGCGAGCAGGAGAGGCGACCGATGGCTGA
- a CDS encoding VWA domain-containing protein, with product MAEFSAAVYQNEFLPDGGTDVHAIVTLTCSGAGTAGRTGSGAAGEVIIVDTSGSMRPPTMAAAQEAARAALAEIVDGTWFAIVAGADRAMLAYPPVSSGPGLVEMSARTRAEASAAIDRLVGSGGTAISTWLDLAGQLFSSVPHVTQRHALLLTDGENRERPGLLDAAIRRATGYFQCDCRGAGTEWEVAEIRRIAQALLGSVDIIPGPQQMREQFAGIMRASMARGVADATLRVWTPQGAQVLFVRQVAPTVEDLTGRRTPHDALTGDYPTGAWADESRDYHVAVRVGAKAIGQEQLAARVQLVLGDRPVAQGLVKATWSGDAALTATIDDQVAHYTGQAELAAMIQEGIAAKASGDEDTATTKLGRAVQLAEQTGNHDATTKLGKVVDIDHDAGTVKLRRGVDKADEMALDTASTKTTRIRKGPSPAQPAPGGSR from the coding sequence ATGGCTGAGTTCAGCGCTGCCGTCTACCAGAACGAGTTCCTTCCCGACGGCGGCACCGACGTCCACGCGATCGTGACGCTCACCTGCTCCGGTGCCGGCACGGCCGGACGCACCGGCTCCGGCGCGGCGGGCGAGGTGATCATCGTCGACACCTCCGGATCGATGCGCCCGCCGACGATGGCGGCCGCCCAGGAGGCCGCGAGGGCGGCACTGGCCGAGATCGTCGACGGCACCTGGTTCGCGATCGTCGCGGGCGCCGACCGCGCGATGCTGGCCTACCCGCCGGTCTCCAGCGGACCGGGGTTGGTCGAGATGAGCGCCCGCACGCGAGCGGAGGCATCCGCCGCGATCGACCGGCTGGTGGGCAGCGGCGGCACCGCCATCAGCACCTGGCTCGACCTCGCCGGCCAGCTCTTCAGCTCGGTGCCGCACGTGACCCAGCGGCACGCCCTGCTGCTCACCGACGGCGAGAACCGTGAGCGTCCGGGCCTGCTGGACGCCGCCATCCGGCGCGCCACCGGCTACTTCCAGTGCGACTGCCGCGGGGCGGGCACCGAGTGGGAGGTCGCCGAGATCCGACGCATCGCCCAGGCCCTGCTGGGCAGCGTCGACATCATCCCCGGGCCGCAGCAGATGCGGGAGCAGTTCGCCGGCATCATGCGCGCCTCGATGGCCCGCGGCGTCGCCGACGCCACGCTGCGGGTCTGGACGCCGCAGGGCGCCCAGGTCCTGTTCGTGCGCCAGGTCGCGCCCACCGTCGAGGACCTCACCGGCCGGCGTACGCCGCACGACGCGTTGACCGGTGACTACCCGACCGGCGCCTGGGCCGATGAGTCCCGCGACTACCACGTGGCGGTGCGCGTCGGGGCGAAGGCGATCGGGCAGGAGCAGCTCGCCGCTCGGGTCCAGCTGGTGCTGGGGGACCGTCCCGTCGCCCAGGGGCTGGTGAAGGCCACCTGGTCCGGTGACGCGGCGCTCACGGCGACCATCGACGACCAGGTCGCCCACTACACCGGCCAGGCCGAGCTCGCCGCGATGATCCAGGAGGGCATCGCCGCCAAGGCCAGCGGCGACGAGGACACCGCCACCACCAAGCTCGGTCGCGCCGTCCAGCTGGCCGAGCAGACCGGCAACCACGACGCGACGACCAAGCTGGGCAAGGTCGTCGACATCGACCACGACGCCGGCACGGTCAAGCTCCGGCGTGGGGTGGACAAGGCTGATGAGATGGCGCTGGATACGGCGTCGACGAAGACGACCCGGATCCGCAAGGGTCCGTCACCGGCGCAGCCGGCACCAGGAGGATCACGATGA
- a CDS encoding FHA domain-containing protein, with protein MRTCPIGHESAADDYCDVCGLPISGASEAPAPLHVSASALEESHEQVAPDSTCPNCGVSSPPNALFCEACGYDFTTGAAPRTAPQPVVTDEDLADAAAAEGAWVVEVWIDPDWYAEQDSTEDLPSAGAPVVVPLVTKSVLVGRSSSRSESDPDVDVPGDNGVSRRHCRLTTDGSRWWVEDLASSNGTYVGPSVGAVPDQPLRPGERRELAEGDRLYLGAWTRLVLRPAGDEEG; from the coding sequence ATGAGGACCTGCCCGATTGGCCACGAATCCGCAGCGGACGACTACTGCGACGTCTGCGGCCTGCCGATCAGCGGCGCGAGCGAGGCCCCGGCCCCGCTGCACGTCTCGGCCTCGGCGCTGGAGGAGTCCCACGAGCAGGTGGCGCCGGACTCCACGTGTCCCAACTGCGGCGTGTCCAGCCCGCCCAATGCGCTGTTCTGCGAGGCCTGCGGCTACGACTTCACCACCGGGGCGGCGCCCCGGACGGCACCCCAGCCGGTGGTGACCGACGAGGACCTGGCCGACGCCGCCGCGGCCGAGGGCGCCTGGGTGGTCGAGGTCTGGATCGACCCCGACTGGTACGCCGAGCAGGACAGCACCGAGGACCTGCCCTCGGCCGGCGCCCCCGTCGTGGTGCCGCTGGTCACCAAGTCGGTGCTGGTCGGCCGCAGCTCCTCGCGCAGCGAGTCCGACCCCGACGTCGACGTGCCGGGCGACAACGGCGTCAGCCGGCGTCACTGCCGCCTGACCACCGACGGGTCCCGCTGGTGGGTGGAGGACCTCGCCTCCTCCAACGGCACCTATGTCGGCCCGTCGGTCGGTGCGGTCCCCGACCAGCCGCTCCGCCCCGGCGAACGCCGCGAGCTCGCTGAGGGCGACCGCCTCTACCTCGGCGCCTGGACCCGCCTGGTCCTCCGGCCGGCCGGCGACGAGGAGGGTTGA
- a CDS encoding MmcQ/YjbR family DNA-binding protein, translating to MPHEVMFSEDDPGLAELREICLAYPAAEERVSHGRPTFRAAKVFAAFGASEKLRPGEHRQVPSALVFLPDAVDLPAIEQDERFLVPAYWGPYGARALDLAAPGVDWTEVAELVDASYRRVATPRLLARLDAAAEG from the coding sequence GTGCCCCACGAGGTGATGTTCAGCGAGGACGACCCGGGGCTGGCCGAGCTCCGCGAGATCTGCCTGGCCTACCCGGCCGCCGAGGAGCGCGTCTCCCACGGCCGACCGACGTTCCGCGCCGCCAAGGTGTTCGCAGCGTTCGGCGCCTCGGAGAAGCTGCGACCGGGTGAGCACCGCCAGGTGCCCAGCGCCCTGGTGTTCCTGCCCGATGCCGTCGACCTGCCCGCGATCGAGCAGGACGAGCGGTTCCTCGTCCCCGCCTACTGGGGACCGTACGGCGCCCGCGCCCTCGACCTCGCCGCCCCCGGCGTGGACTGGACCGAGGTCGCCGAACTGGTGGACGCGTCGTACCGGCGCGTGGCCACGCCGAGGTTGCTCGCGCGACTCGACGCGGCCGCCGAGGGCTGA
- a CDS encoding NADPH-dependent FMN reductase — protein sequence MTATTRIAVLVGSLRADSVNRQLAEALRDDAPEGVVLDIVDGLENVPFYNEDLDADTAPEAATLLRNRVDEADRVLVVTPEYNGTMPAVLNNALDWLSRPYGDGAVQGTPLAVIGTTPTPYGGKWAHEHTLHSAKIAGAVIVEDVTVSQPGVEVDVLADTEVHRTLRAAVQQLVDFDPDAAAA from the coding sequence ATGACCGCAACGACTCGTATCGCCGTCCTGGTCGGCAGCCTGCGCGCCGACTCCGTCAACCGACAGCTCGCCGAGGCGCTGCGCGACGACGCTCCCGAGGGCGTCGTCCTGGACATCGTCGACGGGCTCGAGAACGTGCCGTTCTACAACGAGGACCTCGACGCCGACACCGCCCCCGAGGCCGCCACGCTGCTGCGCAACCGCGTCGACGAGGCCGACCGCGTGCTCGTGGTGACGCCGGAGTACAACGGCACCATGCCGGCGGTGCTCAACAACGCGCTGGACTGGCTCTCCCGGCCTTACGGCGACGGTGCGGTGCAGGGCACCCCGCTCGCGGTCATCGGCACCACCCCGACGCCGTACGGCGGCAAGTGGGCCCACGAGCACACGCTGCACTCGGCGAAGATCGCCGGAGCCGTCATCGTCGAGGACGTGACGGTGTCGCAGCCGGGCGTCGAGGTCGACGTGCTGGCCGACACCGAGGTGCACCGCACGCTGCGGGCCGCCGTGCAGCAACTGGTCGACTTCGACCCGGACGCCGCCGCGGCCTGA
- a CDS encoding branched-chain amino acid aminotransferase, translating into MQISTTPTSTPVEDARLAEILANPGFGTHFSDHMFTVEWTPDEGWHDGRVTPYGPYTLDPATAVLHYAQETFEGMKAYRHDDGSVWTFRPEQNAERMVRSSHRLALPVLEPEDFIAAVDEIVTVDQRWVPDGAGEKSLYIRPFMFASEKFLGVRPAHHVTFSVILSPAGAYFKGGLTPVTLWLTEDYTRAGRGGMGAAKTGGNYASSLVAQQEAMAQGCDQVVFLDAQEGRYIEELGGMNLYFVHDDGTIVTPETGTILEGITRSSIIELAGKMGHPVTERKFSIDEWRDGVASGRIVEIFACGTAAVVTPVGSLKWDGGEAPAPASTDLTSRLRQALVDIQYGRAEDTFGWMHQVC; encoded by the coding sequence ATGCAGATCAGCACCACCCCGACGTCGACCCCGGTCGAGGACGCACGGCTGGCCGAGATCCTGGCCAACCCCGGCTTCGGCACCCACTTCAGCGACCACATGTTCACCGTCGAGTGGACGCCCGACGAGGGGTGGCACGACGGTCGCGTGACGCCGTACGGCCCCTACACGCTGGACCCGGCGACGGCGGTGCTGCACTACGCCCAGGAGACCTTCGAGGGCATGAAGGCCTACCGTCACGACGACGGCTCGGTCTGGACCTTCCGTCCCGAGCAGAACGCCGAGCGGATGGTGCGCTCCAGCCACCGCCTGGCGCTGCCGGTGCTCGAGCCGGAGGACTTCATCGCCGCGGTCGACGAGATCGTGACCGTCGACCAGCGGTGGGTCCCCGACGGCGCGGGGGAGAAGAGCCTCTACATCCGCCCGTTCATGTTCGCCTCGGAGAAGTTCCTCGGGGTCCGGCCGGCCCACCACGTCACCTTCAGCGTGATCCTGAGCCCGGCGGGCGCCTACTTCAAGGGCGGCCTGACGCCGGTCACCCTGTGGCTGACCGAGGACTACACCCGCGCCGGCCGCGGCGGCATGGGTGCCGCCAAGACCGGCGGCAACTACGCCTCCTCGCTCGTCGCGCAGCAGGAGGCGATGGCGCAGGGCTGTGACCAGGTCGTGTTCCTCGACGCCCAGGAGGGCCGCTACATCGAGGAGCTGGGCGGCATGAACCTCTACTTCGTCCACGACGACGGCACCATCGTGACGCCCGAGACCGGCACGATCCTCGAGGGCATCACCCGCTCCTCGATCATCGAGCTGGCGGGCAAGATGGGCCACCCGGTCACCGAGCGGAAGTTCAGCATCGACGAATGGCGCGACGGCGTCGCCAGCGGTCGCATCGTGGAGATCTTCGCCTGCGGCACGGCGGCGGTCGTGACCCCCGTCGGCTCGTTGAAGTGGGACGGCGGTGAGGCCCCGGCGCCCGCCTCGACCGACCTCACCTCGCGCCTGCGCCAGGCGTTGGTCGACATCCAGTACGGCCGTGCCGAGGACACCTTCGGCTGGATGCACCAGGTCTGCTGA
- a CDS encoding 3-isopropylmalate dehydrogenase codes for MTQDATSRTAATDVSLAVIPGDGIGPEVTAEALKVLDAAAPDGVKFARTQYALGAENYLATGEVLPDAVLEEIRQQDAILLGAVGGRPNDPNLPPGILERGLLLRLRFELDHYVNLRPSQLFPGITSPLADPGEIDFVVVREGTEGPYTGNGGALRVGTPAEVATEVSVNTAYGVERVIRDAFARAQRRPRQQLTLVHKTNVLVNAGSLWWRLFQHVAAEYPEVTTDYCHIDAAMIHLSTDPARFDVIVTDNLFGDIITDLAAAVTGGIGLAASGNVNPDRTAPSMFEPVHGSAPDIAGQHVADPTAAILSTALLLDHLGHGTAARRVEEAVLADMAERTAGTTRSTPEVGDAIAARLH; via the coding sequence ATGACCCAGGACGCCACCTCCCGCACCGCTGCCACCGACGTCTCGCTCGCCGTGATCCCCGGCGACGGGATCGGGCCCGAGGTCACCGCCGAGGCCCTCAAGGTGCTCGACGCGGCGGCGCCGGACGGCGTGAAGTTCGCCCGGACGCAGTACGCGCTCGGTGCGGAGAACTACCTCGCCACCGGCGAGGTGCTCCCCGACGCGGTGCTGGAGGAGATCCGGCAGCAGGACGCGATCCTGCTCGGTGCGGTCGGCGGTCGGCCCAACGACCCGAACCTGCCTCCCGGCATCCTCGAGCGCGGGCTGCTGCTGCGGTTGCGCTTCGAGCTCGACCACTACGTCAACCTGCGTCCCTCGCAGCTCTTCCCCGGCATCACCTCACCGCTCGCCGACCCCGGCGAGATCGACTTCGTGGTGGTCCGCGAGGGCACCGAGGGTCCCTACACCGGCAACGGCGGCGCGTTGCGCGTCGGCACCCCGGCCGAGGTCGCCACCGAGGTCTCGGTCAACACCGCGTACGGCGTGGAGCGGGTGATCCGCGACGCGTTCGCGCGTGCCCAGCGGCGTCCGCGCCAGCAGCTCACCCTGGTCCACAAGACCAACGTGCTGGTCAATGCCGGATCGCTGTGGTGGCGGCTCTTCCAGCACGTCGCGGCGGAGTACCCCGAGGTCACCACCGACTACTGCCACATCGACGCCGCGATGATCCACCTCTCGACCGACCCGGCGCGGTTCGACGTGATCGTCACCGACAACCTCTTCGGCGACATCATCACCGACCTGGCCGCCGCCGTGACCGGTGGCATCGGCCTGGCGGCCTCGGGCAACGTCAACCCCGACCGCACCGCGCCGAGCATGTTCGAGCCCGTGCACGGCTCGGCCCCCGACATCGCCGGACAGCACGTCGCGGACCCGACCGCGGCCATCCTGTCCACCGCCCTGCTGCTGGACCACCTCGGCCACGGCACCGCCGCGCGACGCGTGGAGGAGGCTGTCCTGGCCGACATGGCCGAGCGCACCGCCGGCACGACGCGCTCCACCCCCGAGGTGGGCGACGCGATCGCCGCCCGACTCCACTAG